In Labilibaculum sp. DW002, the genomic window AAAAAGCAGTAAATAATATTTACTAGAGCATATAATAATCAATCCAAATAGTAAGCCATGGACAATAAAGTTAGAATTGACAAGTGGATGTGGGCTGTACGTATTTTCAAAACGAGAAGTATGGCAGCTGAAGCCTGTAAAAAAGGGAAAGTTACAATAGGCGGTGTTACTATAAAACCATCTCGTGAAATAAAAATAAACGATCAGATTGAGGTCAAAGTTCCTCCAATTACTCGTAGTTATTTGGTAACGGCCATATCCAGCAAACGAATGGGAGCAAAACTTGCAGTCGATTTTGTAAAAGATGTAACTGCTCAGGATCAACTTGACCTTTTAGTGGCGACTAAAGTTTATGGATTTGAAGCTCGCGATAGGGGAACTGGTCGCCCTACCAAACTAGACCGAAGATTAATTGATAAGTTGAAAGAGTAAAAATCTTCAATACTAAGTTTAATTACAGATAATTTCGAAACATGATTATTGCACAAGAAAAAAGAAAAACCAATTTAGCTGAATACATCCTTTATATGTGGCAAGTTGAGGATATCATTAGAGCTTATCAGTTTGACATTACTAAAATTGAAGAGAATATCATCAAACAATTTCAACAACCTGCTGAGGTTCATGCTGAAATTAAAGAGTGGTACGAAAATTTAATTGAAATGATGAAGATTGAGAAGATCGAAGAAAAAGGTCATCTACAAATCATCAAAAATAATATCAACGAGCTTTACGACTATCATGTTTTTCTACTAACAAAAGGAAAAGATGCTGCCTACAATAACCACTACCAACAAGCTCTTGGAAATATTACTGAATTTCGCGAAAAATCGAAAGCTTCTCAAGAAAACAATGACATAGAACTTTGCCTGACAGCTCTTTATGGTATTTTAATGCTTCGTTTGCAGAAAAAAGAAGTTTCTAAAGATACACTTGCAGCCGTTAGCTCATTTAGCGAAATGATTGCAACACTTACTGCAAAATATAAAGCTTTCGAAGAAGATAAGGACTAACTCTAAATACATCTTGAAAAATATGAGTCTAAACAGTAAATACAGTAATTGGCTATTACTACTTGTAGTTTCTTTCATATGGGGAAGCCCATATATTCTAAGAGAAATTGCTCTCAAAAGTTTTACTCACAGCCAAGTTGCTGCATTTCAGGTTTTCTTATCATTCATATTATTCTTGCCACTAATCTTCAAGAATTTCAAAAAGCTAAACAAAGAAAACATTGGACCATTATTGCTTTCAGGTATAGCTGGTAATATCGGTCCATCATTCTTCTTTGCCAAGGCACAAACATTAATCAATTCTTCATTAGCAGGTATGTTAAATGCCATGCTACCAAGTATTACTCTACTTCTTGCCATTCTTTTTTTCAAATCTAAAACCAACAAAAAAGTATTTGGAGGAATTCTTTTAGGTTTAGCAGGAACACTCGTATTGAGTTTCTCAGGGGAATCGCATGGAGCATCTTATTTTTGGGGTGTTTTTTATGTGTTTATGGCCATATTATCTGTCGCCATCAGCATCAATATCGTAAGTTTCTCTTTGCCCAAACTTAACGGTACCGAAATTGCCTCTCTTGCCTTTTTGTTCGTAGGACCAATGGCTGCTTGCTTTTTACTTTTTACCGATTTAAGTGCACCATTAGCATCCGAAACAGTCTCTAAAAGTGCTCTGATGCTTGGTTTGCTAGCAATTTTAACTTTTGGTGGTGTAATCTTCTACAATCAACTCATCAAAAAATCCTCACATGTATTCGCTGCTTCCATTGCTTATATCATCCCGATTGTGGCTATTTTCTGGGGAATTGTTATTGGCGGCGATCAAGTTTCAATTGCACAAATTGCATCAATATTAATTATCTTAGTCGGAGTACATCTAACGCACCGATAAAGTGAATAAAAACATCCTCCTTGCCATTTCTTCAGGATTACTATTGGGATTGCCATTTTGCATTCCCTCACTCTTTTTTCTGATCTTTTTTGCATGGATTCCACTTCTTTGGCTCGAAGAAAAAACAATTAATCATCACAATCCTTACTTATTATTCAATTATACCTTTCTAAGCTTTTTAATTTGGAATACTTTGGCCTATTGGTGGGTTGGCGAGGCTCAAATAGTAGGCCTACTCTTTATCCTTCTCATCAATTCTCTTTTGCTTGCGCTGATTTTTTGGTTGGTTAGCAGAACGAGAAAATCACTTAGAATATCCATTCTATTTCCCTTCCTTATTATTTGGCTTGGATTTGAATATTTTGCCACCTGGTGGGATTTGGCTTGGCCATGGCTCAACCTAGGAAATGCCTTTGCTTCATCGCCAAAATGGATACAATGGTACGATATTACAGGTACTCGTGGTGGCAGCTTATGGATTATCCTCATCAACTACAGCCTGTTTAAAATCTATCGAGAATCAACCGGTTTCCAATACTCTCGAATAGTCATTTCAATACTTTTAATTGCATTACCACTTCTTTGGTCATCAATTCGAATGAATAATAATGAAGAAAGTTTTGGCAGCAAAAGTTTCGCACTTATTCAACCCAATCTTAATCCGTACACGGAAAAATTTGTAGCCGAAAATGAAGAACGATTTTTTGCTGATTTTCTAAAAACAGCCGATTCGATTTGTTCAGCTCAACATCCCGATTTCTTATTTGGTCCCGAAACTACGATTCTCCAATCTATTGATGAAAGCAATCCAAACCAATCTATTTATTACGCACAACTTCTTGATTTAAAAAAGAAATATCCCAATACTAGCATTCTATTAGGCGTACACAGCAATATCGGATCAAAATCTTTCAATTCAGCTCTATTTCTAACTGATACCACTATTCCTCAGTTTTATCACAAAACAAAATTAGTTCCCTTGTTCGAGAGAGTTCCCTTTGACAAATATCTTCGCTTTTTAAAAGATTGTTCCATTGAAATTGGTGGTTACAAAGGAACCTATAGCAATGAGAATGATATTGATTATTTCTCATCTGATTCTCTTGCAATAATACCAGTAGTTTGTTTCGAATCAATATTTGGTGATTATTGTGCACAAAGGGTTCCTACCATAGCTGGATTTCAATGCATGATTACCAATGATGGTTGGTGGAAATCTACACCAGGATATCAGCACCATTTCAATTTTAGCCGTATTAGAGCAATCGAAAGTAGACGAGAGTATATTCGGGTAGCAAATAATGGAATTTCTGCTCACATTAGTGCAAAAGGCACAATTATTGCTAAAACAAGTTGGTGGAAAAGATCTGTGTTAACTGGCAAAGTAAATTTACTAAAGGAGCATACGTTTTATTCTCAGCATGGAGATTATATCGGTCGTGTTTGCCTCTTTATTGCAAGTCTTTTATTAATCTTTGTTAAAATTCGTGTTACAACACAATCTAAAACTAAAAGATAGAGTTAAATGTTTTACATTTATTTCTAGAATAGTTTTTCTGATTAAAAAATCTAAAAAATAAAATATATGAGACGATTGATATTTGTTCTAATGAGCATTTTCTTATTTGTAGGATCGGCAAATGCCATAACAAAACACAAGAAGATTGAAAAGACATTTAAAGCTGGAGAAAACCTTAGAATAGAATCGAAATACAGTAAAATTCAAATTAAACATTGGGATAAAAACGAAATTAGATTCGAGGTTTTAATTAGCGTTGAAGGATCGAACGAAGAGAAAACAAAAAAGATGGCTAATAATATTACCATCGATTTTACTGAAGGTGAAAAACAGCTGCTTGCTAAAACTGTTCTTGGTGACTTTTTCTCTCTTAAAAAACTGACCAACTCTCTTTTTAATAAGGGTAAAATTAAAATCAAATATACAGTGCAAGTTCCATCAAATGTAAATTTGGATATTGTACAGAAAAACGGTGATGTGTTTATGGACAATCACGATGCTAATGTAAATCTTGATTTAACCAGTGGCAATTTTACAGCTCAAAACTTAATGGGAGAAAACTCTTTCACCATAACAGGCTGTACTTTTAAAGCCCAAAAATTAAATGACTCAAAATTAATTGTTGCAAACTCTAAAGTAACAATTGAAAATGCAGAAAAAATATCTGGAGAAAGCCGCGATTCTGAATTCAAAATTCAAGTAATCGACAACTTAAATATTAAATCGGCCAGAGATAAATTCGATATCAAGGAAATTGAATACTTGTATGGATCGTCAAATTTTTCGAAAATTGAAATTAGCCAAATGGGTGGCGAAATTGATTACGATCAAAAATTTGGTCACATCAATGTTTTCAACATCAACAACATGTTTTCTTTCATTAAAATAGATTCGAAACATGGCGATGTAGGCCTTAGCTTTATGGAAGGATGCCAAATCGAATACGAAATTAATCACAAATCGGTTAAATTCGATAATGCTGCAGACTTTAAACTTTCGAACGAACCAACTGCCGATAAAAATACTTTTATTGCCAAAGGTCGTGTTGGAGATAAAAAAGCTTTCTCTAAACTGAATATTAGAGCAAATAATTGCAAAATGAGATTGCAGTAATGAAATTCTAAATCCCCTTAAAGGGACTTCATAAAAATGAAAGACCAATTCCCCGCGGAGTTGGTCTTTTATTTGCACAGTAAAGTATTGATTTATATAGAAATTCATTGGTCGACAGCCTAAAAATGCCCTTCTCATGCATTAAACCACTTACAACCATGTACTTTTCTTTTACTTCCTACCGAACTCACTCAATAATATGGTGATTTTAGTATGCTAAAAGTTTCAGAGTTTATCAATTTCTAATTCCTCTAACTAAACTCCTTAAAAATTCTCGACTTTTTCACATTTCGTCATACAACACAAAGCCTTTTTTGATTAAATTTGAAACTATGTCCATTACAAGAAAAAAATACTTCCTACTTCTTATTATTTTCATTTTAATATTCTCCGAAAAAGGATTTTCAGAGGATAAATTTAAAATCGGTTTTTCGCAATGCACATCGGAAGATAGCTGGCGAAAAGCAATGCAAAGTGAAATGCAAAATGAATTGATTCTATTTCAAAATATGGAATTAATAATAACTGATGCAGATGACAATAATGAAAAACAAATTAGAGATATTAGAGAGTTAGTGAAAAGCGGAATCGATTTGCTTATCGTTTCTCCTAACGAGTCGGCACCGATTACCCCAATTGTAGAAGAGGTTTATCGAAAGGGTATTCCGGTAATTATTCTTGATCGAAAAATTGATAGTGAAAACTATACAGCTCAAATTAGCGCTGACAATTACCTGATTGGAAAAGAAGCTGGTAAATATGCTGTCAAACTTTTAAATGGCGAAGGAAATATTGCAGAAATTTGGGGGCTGAAAGGTTCTAGTCCTGCCATTGAACGCCACAAAGGATTCTCAGAGATTATCAACAAATATCCTAATATTAAAATTATTTTCTCAGAAACAGGAGAATGGTTCAAACAAGGTGGTACCCAAATGATGGAGTTAGCGATTGAACAACATGATGATATCAATTTGGTTTTTGCACATAACGATTACATGGCTATTGGCGCGTATGAGGTACTACAATCAAAATTTGGCGAACACAAACCCTTTTTACTTGGGATTGATGGTCTTCCCGGACCAAATGATGGTGTTGATGCTGTCATTCATAAGAAAATGAATGCCACTTTTTTATATCCAACAGGTGGTTCAGAAGCCATAGAATTAGCCCATAGAATTTTAACAAAAAAGGAATTTGAAAAAAATATCATACTTAAAACAGTAGTTATTGATTCTACCAACGCAGAAATTCAAAAACTGCAAACTGATCAGATTCTTTCCCTGCAGGGAAAAATATCCACAGCAAAAAACATTCTCGACTCTCAAATTATAAAATACAAAAGTCAACGAATGTGGCTAATTATAATTGTCGTATTTCTCTTCCTATTGATAATTTTAGGTATTCTACTTTATCAGGCCTACAAAAATAAAATAAAAGCAAACCTGACTCTTAAAGAGCAAAAACAACAGATAGAACTTCAAAACGAGCAACTAATTGTCATTTCTGATCAACTAGAAGAAGCTACGCAAACAAAATTGAAATTTTTCACTAATATTTCTCATGAATTTAGAACTCCTTTAACCCTAATCCTTGGGTCAATTGAGAATCTTTTAGATCAAAAAGTTAAAGACAGAGAATCACATCAACAGTTAAGTGTAATGCTTCGAAATGCCAATCGACTGCTTCGCTTAATCAATCAACTGATGGATTTTAGAAAAATAGAGAATGAAAAAATGCAAATGAAAATTTCTAAGAATGATATCAATAAGTTCATTAAAGAGATTTCAGATTCGTTTAAAGAATTGGCAAATAAAAAGAACATTAACTATTCCTATTTGTCGACCATACAAAAAGAAGACTTGTATTTTGATACCGATAAACTTGATAAAATCCTCTTCAATCTTTTATCGAATGCTTTTAAATTCACACCCAACCAAGGTAAAGTTGCTGTTTATCTTGAAAATTCAAGACGAAAATTTAATGGCGAGAATAGAGAATGTGTAAAAATTAGTGTAGTTGATTCCGGTAGTGGAATTTCTGAATCGGATCTTAAAAATATCTTTCAACGATTTTATCAAGCAAAAACCAATGCTTCGTTTCCGGGAACTGGAGTAGGCTTGTCTTTAACCAAAGCTCTGGTTGAATTGCACTCTGGAATTATAGAAGTTGAGAGTAGTTTGGGAATTGGGACAACATTAACGGTTTATTTGCAAAAAGGGAAATCACATTTTAATGATGCTGATTTAATTTTTGCCGATCCTCAAGAAAAAGATACCTCAAGACAGATTCCATCAGAATTGGATGAAA contains:
- a CDS encoding DMT family transporter, yielding MSLNSKYSNWLLLLVVSFIWGSPYILREIALKSFTHSQVAAFQVFLSFILFLPLIFKNFKKLNKENIGPLLLSGIAGNIGPSFFFAKAQTLINSSLAGMLNAMLPSITLLLAILFFKSKTNKKVFGGILLGLAGTLVLSFSGESHGASYFWGVFYVFMAILSVAISINIVSFSLPKLNGTEIASLAFLFVGPMAACFLLFTDLSAPLASETVSKSALMLGLLAILTFGGVIFYNQLIKKSSHVFAASIAYIIPIVAIFWGIVIGGDQVSIAQIASILIILVGVHLTHR
- a CDS encoding DUF4924 family protein, with amino-acid sequence MIIAQEKRKTNLAEYILYMWQVEDIIRAYQFDITKIEENIIKQFQQPAEVHAEIKEWYENLIEMMKIEKIEEKGHLQIIKNNINELYDYHVFLLTKGKDAAYNNHYQQALGNITEFREKSKASQENNDIELCLTALYGILMLRLQKKEVSKDTLAAVSSFSEMIATLTAKYKAFEEDKD
- a CDS encoding RNA-binding S4 domain-containing protein, producing MDNKVRIDKWMWAVRIFKTRSMAAEACKKGKVTIGGVTIKPSREIKINDQIEVKVPPITRSYLVTAISSKRMGAKLAVDFVKDVTAQDQLDLLVATKVYGFEARDRGTGRPTKLDRRLIDKLKE
- the lnt gene encoding apolipoprotein N-acyltransferase — translated: MNKNILLAISSGLLLGLPFCIPSLFFLIFFAWIPLLWLEEKTINHHNPYLLFNYTFLSFLIWNTLAYWWVGEAQIVGLLFILLINSLLLALIFWLVSRTRKSLRISILFPFLIIWLGFEYFATWWDLAWPWLNLGNAFASSPKWIQWYDITGTRGGSLWIILINYSLFKIYRESTGFQYSRIVISILLIALPLLWSSIRMNNNEESFGSKSFALIQPNLNPYTEKFVAENEERFFADFLKTADSICSAQHPDFLFGPETTILQSIDESNPNQSIYYAQLLDLKKKYPNTSILLGVHSNIGSKSFNSALFLTDTTIPQFYHKTKLVPLFERVPFDKYLRFLKDCSIEIGGYKGTYSNENDIDYFSSDSLAIIPVVCFESIFGDYCAQRVPTIAGFQCMITNDGWWKSTPGYQHHFNFSRIRAIESRREYIRVANNGISAHISAKGTIIAKTSWWKRSVLTGKVNLLKEHTFYSQHGDYIGRVCLFIASLLLIFVKIRVTTQSKTKR
- a CDS encoding hybrid sensor histidine kinase/response regulator transcription factor, giving the protein MSITRKKYFLLLIIFILIFSEKGFSEDKFKIGFSQCTSEDSWRKAMQSEMQNELILFQNMELIITDADDNNEKQIRDIRELVKSGIDLLIVSPNESAPITPIVEEVYRKGIPVIILDRKIDSENYTAQISADNYLIGKEAGKYAVKLLNGEGNIAEIWGLKGSSPAIERHKGFSEIINKYPNIKIIFSETGEWFKQGGTQMMELAIEQHDDINLVFAHNDYMAIGAYEVLQSKFGEHKPFLLGIDGLPGPNDGVDAVIHKKMNATFLYPTGGSEAIELAHRILTKKEFEKNIILKTVVIDSTNAEIQKLQTDQILSLQGKISTAKNILDSQIIKYKSQRMWLIIIVVFLFLLIILGILLYQAYKNKIKANLTLKEQKQQIELQNEQLIVISDQLEEATQTKLKFFTNISHEFRTPLTLILGSIENLLDQKVKDRESHQQLSVMLRNANRLLRLINQLMDFRKIENEKMQMKISKNDINKFIKEISDSFKELANKKNINYSYLSTIQKEDLYFDTDKLDKILFNLLSNAFKFTPNQGKVAVYLENSRRKFNGENRECVKISVVDSGSGISESDLKNIFQRFYQAKTNASFPGTGVGLSLTKALVELHSGIIEVESSLGIGTTLTVYLQKGKSHFNDADLIFADPQEKDTSRQIPSELDEMDYIPQLTDSNEDENPSFLTNKEIRILIVEDNPDVLEHIADSLKGNFKILKAENGKQALKVIEAENPELIITDLMMPVMDGLELTDIVKSDLKTCHIPVIMLTAKASQEHKIEGLEIGADSYIPKPFNKKHLQVRVRKLIESKKRVRIHYRENIDFTEQKDGINRLDQQFLKKACEAIETNYQNYDYGVEELSKDVSLSRVHLYRKIKNLTDLSASEFIRSVKLKKASSLLLESDLSISQIAYQTGFASPSYFSKCFKEKFKLSPKEYIKQKK